In Marinibacterium anthonyi, the DNA window GATGAAGGCGTGCAACGTCGACCTGAACGAGCTGCGGTCGACCCTTGTTGAATTCATTGAAGAAGAACTGGCCAATCTGGTCACCGATGTGGACGGCTCCGAAGCGGTGCCGACCGCAGCCTTTCAGCGCGTCATTCAACGCGCCGCAATTCACGTGCAAAGCTCTGGCCGGACCGAAGTGACCGGCGCCAATGTCCTGGTCGCGATCTTCGCCGAACGCGAGAGCAACGCCGCCTATTTCCTGCAGGAGCAGGAAATGACGCGCTATGACGCGGTGAACTTCATCGCCCATGGTGTCGCCAAGAACCCCGCCTACGGTGAAAGCCGCCCCGTCCAGGGCGCGGATTCGCCACAGGAAGAAACCCAGGCCTCGCAGCCCGAGGACGATGGAAAGGAAAGCGCTCTGTCGAAATATTGCGTGGACCTGAACGCGAAGTCGCGAGAGGGAAATGTCGATCCACTCATCGGGCGTGACTCCGAAGTGGAACGCTGCATCCAGGTGCTCTGCCGCCGCCGGAAGAACAACCCGCTGCTTGTGGGCGATCCCGGCGTCGGCAAAACGGCCATCGCCGAAGGGCTGGCCCGCAAGATCGTTGCGGGAGAAACGCCCGAGGTCCTGGCCAACACGACGATCTACTCGCTCGACATGGGCGCGCTGCTTGCCGGGACCCGCTATCGCGGCGACTTCGAGGAGCGTCTGAAGGCCGTCGTCAACGAACTTGAGGAACACCCCGACGCGGTGCTCTTCATCGACGAGATCCACACCGTGATCGGCGCCGGGGCGACCTCCGGCGGCGCCATGGACGCATCGAACCTGCTGAAGCCCGCGCTTCAGGGCGGCAAGCTGCGCACCATGGGCTCGACCACCTACAAGGAGTTCCGTCAGCACTTCGAAAAGGACCGCGCGCTGAGCCGCCGGTTCCAGAAGATCGACGTGAACGAACCTTCGGTCGAGGATACGGTGAAGATCCTGAAGGGTCTGAAGCCCTACTTCGAGGATCACCATTCGGTGAAATACACCTCGGACGCGATCAAGACCGCGGTGGAACTGTCGGCGCGCTACATCAACGACCGCAAGCTGCCCGACAAGGCCATCGACGTCATCGACGAGGCGGGCGCGGCCCAGCACCTGCTGTCGGAATCCAAGCGCCGCAAGACCATCGGCGTGAAGGAGATCGAAGGCGTGGTGGCCAAGATCGCGCGGATCCCGCCCAAGAACGTCTCCAAGGACGATGCCGAGGTGCTCAAGGATCTCGACGCGACGCTCAAGCGCGTGGTCTTCGGCCAGGACAAGGCGATCGAGGCGCTGGCCTCGGCGATCAAGCTGTCGCGTGCCGGCCTGCGCGAACCTGAAAAGCCGATCGGCAACTACCTGTTCGCCGGCCCCACCGGCGTTGGCAAGACCGAGGTGGCCAAGCAGCTTGCCGATACGCTGGGCGTGCAACTGCTGCGCTTCGACATGTCGGAATACATGGAGAAACACGCGGTTTCGCGCCTGATCGGCGCGCCTCCGGGCTACGTGGGCTTTGACCAGGGCGGCCTGCTGACCGACGGCGTGGACCAGCACCCGCATTGCATCCTCCTGCTCGACGAGATCGAGAAGGCGCATCCGGATGTCTACAACATCCTTCTGCAGGTGATGGACCACGGCAAGCTGACCGACCACAACGGCCGCACGGTGGATTTCCGCAACGTGGTGCTGATCATGACATCGAACGCAGGTGCCGCGGAACAGGCCAAGGAAGCCATCGGTTTCGGCCGCGACCGCCGCACGGGCGAGGATACGGCCGCGATCGAACGCACCTTCACGCCGGAATTCCGCAACCGTCTGGACGCGGTGATCTCCTTCGCGCCGCTGCCGAAAGAGGTGATCCTGCAGGTGGTCGAGAAGTTCGTGCTGCAACTGGAAGCCCAGCTTCTGGACCGCAACGTCACGATCGAGCTGCTGCCGGAAGCCGCGAAATGGCTTGGTGACAAGGGCTACGACGACAAGATGGGCGCCCGCCCGCTTGGCCGCGTGATCCAGGAAAACATCAAGAAGCCGCTGGCCGAGGAACTGCTGTTCGGCAAGCTCGCCAAGGGCGGCGTGGTCAAGGTCGGCGTCAAGGACGGCGAGATCGATCTGCGCATCGAAGGCACCGGCAATCCCCGGATCTCGGGCAACAAGCCTCCGCTGCTGACGGCCGAATAATGCTCAGGGCGGCATATGCCGCTCTTCTGTCGCTCGCCGCGTCCCCTGCGGCGAGCGATTTCGTTTTGCACCAGCCCATCGACTGTTCACTGGGCGACACCTGCTACATCCAGCACCTGCCCGATGACGATCCCGGCCCGGGCGCACGGGATTTCACCTGTGGCAGCCTCACCTACGACGGCCACAAGGGCACCGATTTCGCCCTGCCGTCGCTGGCCGCCATGCAATCGGGCGTGACGGTCCTGGCCGCCGCCCCCGGCGTCGTCGCAGGGGTGCGGGATGACATGGCGGACCGCTACGCGACCGACACCGCATCGGCCGATATCGCCGGCCGCGAATGCGGCAACGGCGTGGTCCTGCGCCATGACGATGGCTGGGAGACCCAGTATTGCCACATGCGCCGGGGCTCGGTCCTGGTCAGCCCGGGCGACAGGGTCGCGGCCGGCGATCCGCTGGCGCAGGTCGGCCTGTCCGGCCAGACCCAGTTCCCGCATGTGCACCTGTCGGTCCGCCACGGCGGCGCGACCGTCGATCCCTTTGCGCCCGAGGCCGTCGAATGCGGTGCCCCCGGCCCGGATCTGTGGGCCGACACCCCGGCGTTCACCGCTGGCGGCGTGATCGCGGCCGGATTCGCGCCCGGCATCCCGGACTATGACCGGATCAAGCAGGGCGAGGCCGCGCAAGCCAGCCTGCCCGCGGATGCACCGGGTCTGGTGCTGTTCGGGTATGCCTATGGCAGCCACGCCGGGGATATCCTGCGGCTGGACATCCAGAGGCCGGACGGCCCCTTCCTTGCCCAGGACGTGACGCTCGACACACCGCAGGCGCAGTTCTTTCGCGCCATGGGCAAACGCCTTTCGCAAGGCGCCTGGCCGACGGGCACCTACACCGGCACCGTCACCCTGCTGCGCGAAGGCGAGGTCATCGACGTGAAAACCGCCACCACCCGGATCCGCTAGGCGCGAGGGCCGCTGGCGGACGCGGGGTGGGCGGGTGGGAGCGTCCGCCAGCGGCCCGCGCTCTCCGCCGACACAAACCTTACTTCTCGGTGAACTTCAGCTCGATCCGTCGGTTCTGCGCGCGCGCTTCCGGCGTGTCCTCGGGGTTCAGCGGTTGGTATTCGCCGAACCCGTTGGCCGACAGACGCTCGGGCGGGATACCCAGGTAATCGACCATGTAGCGCACCACCGACAGGGCACGCGCCTGGCTCAACTCCCAGTTGTCGGCGTATTTACCGCCCGAAATCGGGACGTTATCGGTATGCCCGTCCACCCGGATGATCCAGTCGATGCCCGGCGGAATCTCCCCCGCGACCTCGCGCAGGATCCGCGCGATCTTGGCGATCTCGAAGCGGCCTTCGGGGGTCAGATCGGCGCCGCCCGACGGGAACAGCACCTCGGAGGAGAACACGAAGCGGTCGCCGACGATGCGCACACCCTCGGTATTGCCCAGCACGTCGCGCAGACGGCCAAAGAAATCCGACCGGTATTTCTCCAGGTTGTTCGCCTCGGCCGCCAGCCGCTTGGCCTCTTCCGCCAGGCGGGCCGCTTCGGCCTCGGCTGTCTGGCGCGCCTCTTCCTCCAGCTTGCGGCGCTTGCGTTCCTCGCCCGCCGCCCGCGCCAGGGCCGTGTTCAGCTCGATTCCCAGCGACTGCAATTGCACCTGCGATTGCGCGTCCCGCTCCTGCGCCTCGTCCAGAAGGCCCTGCAGCTGGTTCAGTTGCGACCGCAACGCCGAAACCTGCTGGTTCAACAAGACCGTCTGCTGCTGCGCCTCGGCGGAAACATCCTCCTGCTCCGACAGCGACTTGCGCGCCGCGGCCAGCAGGGTTTCGCGCTGTTCGGCCAAGGTCATCTGGTCGTCCGCCGTCTGTTCGGCCTTGGCCTGCGCCGCCAGCGCCGCCGCCAGGCGCGATTGCAGCACGTCGCGGTCCGACGCCGCCGCCTGCGCGCGTTCCAGCGACTCGAGCGCGGTCAGCAGCCGCGCCTGAACCGAGGCCTCGTCCCTGGCGCTGGCATCGGCGTCGGCGCGGGCCGCCGTCAGCTGTTCCTGAAGGTCCGCCAGGCGTTTTTCGGAAGCTTCGTTTTCGGTTTTGGCCACTTCCATCTGGGCCAGCACCCGGGACAGCCGTTCGGCCAATGCGTCGCGTTCGTCCGCCCGCGCCGTTGCGGTATCAAGCGAGGCCAGCGCATCGGTCAGCCGCGCGTCCAGGTCCTGTTTCGCGGCCTCGGCGGCGGCCAGAAGGGTCAGCGTGTCCTCGGCGTCCTTGCGCTGCGCCTCCAGCGACATGGTCATCGCGGTCAGCTCGGCCTGGCTGTCCTTCAACCGGGCCTGCAGGGCTTTCGCGGCTTCGGATTCGGCGAGGCGGCTGGCCTCTTCCTCGCTCAGCCTGGACTGCAGGTCGGCGACCTGGTCGGTCTGTTCGTCGGATGTCTTGCGCAGATCCGCCACCAGCGCCTCAAGCGCTTCGCGCTTGGCGGCGGCCAGGCGGGCCTCTTCGGTCTGGGCGTCGATCTCGTCGCGGCTGCGGGCCAGCGCAAGGTTCAGCGCCTCCTGCTCGGACATCAACGCATCCCGGCGTTCGGCCAGCGCGGCGCGTTCTTCCTCAAGCTCGGCCTGGGTGTCCTGCAGCGCGGCAATCGTGTCCTGGTCGCGGTCGCGACTGGCCAGCATCGCGGCGACCTGGGCTTCGAACCCTGTGATCCTGGTCTGCGCGTCGTCCAGCGCCGCCACCTTGGCGTCGCGGTCGGCGGTCAGCGCGGCGATGTTGGACTGGGCGGCCTGAAGCGCCGCCTGGCTTTGGTCCAGCGAATCCTGGGTGTCGTTCAGCGTGGTGTTCAGCGCGCCCAGACGGGCCTGAAGCTGGTTGGACTTGCGTTCCTCCAGCCCCAGCGCCGTGGCCAGCTGGCCGACCTGCCCCGACAGCTTGTCCAGCTCGGTTTCCTGGCCACTGATGGTGTCACGCAGCACGAATTGCACGATCATGAAGATCGACAGCACGAACATCAGCACCAGAAGCAGCCCGCTCATCGCGTCGACGAAACCGGGCCAGATCGAGGCCTGGAACCGCTGGCCTGTTCGACGGGACAGCGCCATGGCTCAGCCGTCCCCCTCGCCGCGCGATCGTCCGGCCCGCAGCGCACGGGCCCCATTGCCCGGTTGCGGCGCCAGCGCGCGCACGAGGATGTCGATGTCGCGGCGCAGCTCCGACAGGCTTTCCTGGCGGCCGGCGGCCATCTCTTCGAGGATGCGCAGCATCTGCACGTCGATCGACCTGAGCCGCATGCGGCTTTCCGCGTCGATGCCTTCGCCCGCCATGCTGCCCTGCTGGGTCAGCAGGTCGACAAGCCGTTCCTGGCCGTCGGCCACGCGGGCCAGCGCCTCGGCCGACTGGTCGCGCCGGTCCAGCCGTTCGGTCATCTGCGCCACCGCGTCGGCCAGCGTGCCCAGCTTGTCATCGACCTGCGCGCGGCTGGCATCCGAATGGGCGAACATGTCCTGCAGGGCGGTCATGTTGTCGTTCATCTGTTCCAGCATCACGCCCAGCACGCCGGCCGACCCGGCGCCTTCTTCGCCCCCGGCAAAGCCGACGCGAGTGATCGAGCTGAGCCATTCTTCAAGTTCGCGGTAGAACCGGTTCTGGCCGTGTCCGGCGAACAGTTCCAGCAGGCCGACGATCAGCGACCCGGCAAGACCCAGCAGCGACGAGGCAAAGGCCACGCCCATGCCGCCCAGCTGACCCTCAAGCCCGGTCATCAGGCGGTTGAAGATATCCGTGCTGGCCTCGCCCGGGTTGGGCGCCAGCGACCGGATCGTGTCGACGACGGCCGGGACCGTGGTGGCCAGGCCGTAGAAGGTGCCCAGAAGCCCGAGGAAGATCAGCAGGTTGACGATGTAGCGCGTGATCTCGCGCAGCTCGTCGATGCGGGTGGCCACGGAATCCAGGATCGACCGGGTCGACGACGACCCAAGCTGCATCCGGGATTCGCGCGACCGCAGCATCGAGGCCAGCGGCGCCAGGATGCGCGGCGGGCGTACGGTGTCGGTGATTTCGCCCGACACGAAATGTTCGATCCAGCGCACCGACCCGATCAGCTGCAGCACCTGCCAGAAACAGGCGATGACACCGATCGCGAAGACCATCAGGATGAAGCCGTTCAGCCAGGGGTTGGCCTGGAAGACGGGCAGGACCTTGGGCAGCACGAGGAACGCGCCGCAACCAGAGAGAACAATGACCATCAGCATCAGGAAAATCTGACGGATGGGTTGCGAGAAAGTTGGTCTGGCCTGGCGGCCCGGCTGCGCCATGCGCTGCTCCTGGAAGTCGACTGCTCTGGGGCGAACCTACAGAAAATTCCAGACTTGATCCAAGGGATTATGCCGCGAGGCAGCGCACTCGGTCTGTCAACCAGTCCAGATCGTGATCCGGAAGACCCAACTCGGCCAGATGCCGGGCGGTGTTGTACAGATATTCGGTGTTCGGACCACGTCCGCCCACCGCCGTGGCGATGATCCGGGCCTGGTCTTCCAGCGTCAGGTGGCCGCAATACTGCACGTGATCGGGGTCGATCACGTAGGTCACCGCCTCGACGATCTCGCCGGTATCCAGCGTCACGG includes these proteins:
- the motB_1 gene encoding Chemotaxis protein MotB codes for the protein MALSRRTGQRFQASIWPGFVDAMSGLLLVLMFVLSIFMIVQFVLRDTISGQETELDKLSGQVGQLATALGLEERKSNQLQARLGALNTTLNDTQDSLDQSQAALQAAQSNIAALTADRDAKVAALDDAQTRITGFEAQVAAMLASRDRDQDTIAALQDTQAELEEERAALAERRDALMSEQEALNLALARSRDEIDAQTEEARLAAAKREALEALVADLRKTSDEQTDQVADLQSRLSEEEASRLAESEAAKALQARLKDSQAELTAMTMSLEAQRKDAEDTLTLLAAAEAAKQDLDARLTDALASLDTATARADERDALAERLSRVLAQMEVAKTENEASEKRLADLQEQLTAARADADASARDEASVQARLLTALESLERAQAAASDRDVLQSRLAAALAAQAKAEQTADDQMTLAEQRETLLAAARKSLSEQEDVSAEAQQQTVLLNQQVSALRSQLNQLQGLLDEAQERDAQSQVQLQSLGIELNTALARAAGEERKRRKLEEEARQTAEAEAARLAEEAKRLAAEANNLEKYRSDFFGRLRDVLGNTEGVRIVGDRFVFSSEVLFPSGGADLTPEGRFEIAKIARILREVAGEIPPGIDWIIRVDGHTDNVPISGGKYADNWELSQARALSVVRYMVDYLGIPPERLSANGFGEYQPLNPEDTPEARAQNRRIELKFTEK
- the clpA gene encoding ATP-dependent Clp protease ATP-binding subunit ClpA translates to MPSFSNSLEQAIHAALAFANERRHEFATLEHLLLALLDEPDAVRVMKACNVDLNELRSTLVEFIEEELANLVTDVDGSEAVPTAAFQRVIQRAAIHVQSSGRTEVTGANVLVAIFAERESNAAYFLQEQEMTRYDAVNFIAHGVAKNPAYGESRPVQGADSPQEETQASQPEDDGKESALSKYCVDLNAKSREGNVDPLIGRDSEVERCIQVLCRRRKNNPLLVGDPGVGKTAIAEGLARKIVAGETPEVLANTTIYSLDMGALLAGTRYRGDFEERLKAVVNELEEHPDAVLFIDEIHTVIGAGATSGGAMDASNLLKPALQGGKLRTMGSTTYKEFRQHFEKDRALSRRFQKIDVNEPSVEDTVKILKGLKPYFEDHHSVKYTSDAIKTAVELSARYINDRKLPDKAIDVIDEAGAAQHLLSESKRRKTIGVKEIEGVVAKIARIPPKNVSKDDAEVLKDLDATLKRVVFGQDKAIEALASAIKLSRAGLREPEKPIGNYLFAGPTGVGKTEVAKQLADTLGVQLLRFDMSEYMEKHAVSRLIGAPPGYVGFDQGGLLTDGVDQHPHCILLLDEIEKAHPDVYNILLQVMDHGKLTDHNGRTVDFRNVVLIMTSNAGAAEQAKEAIGFGRDRRTGEDTAAIERTFTPEFRNRLDAVISFAPLPKEVILQVVEKFVLQLEAQLLDRNVTIELLPEAAKWLGDKGYDDKMGARPLGRVIQENIKKPLAEELLFGKLAKGGVVKVGVKDGEIDLRIEGTGNPRISGNKPPLLTAE
- a CDS encoding putative peptidase; translation: MLRAAYAALLSLAASPAASDFVLHQPIDCSLGDTCYIQHLPDDDPGPGARDFTCGSLTYDGHKGTDFALPSLAAMQSGVTVLAAAPGVVAGVRDDMADRYATDTASADIAGRECGNGVVLRHDDGWETQYCHMRRGSVLVSPGDRVAAGDPLAQVGLSGQTQFPHVHLSVRHGGATVDPFAPEAVECGAPGPDLWADTPAFTAGGVIAAGFAPGIPDYDRIKQGEAAQASLPADAPGLVLFGYAYGSHAGDILRLDIQRPDGPFLAQDVTLDTPQAQFFRAMGKRLSQGAWPTGTYTGTVTLLREGEVIDVKTATTRIR